TCTCCTTCCTCAGCATCAATCCGCGCAGAGTATCGTGGTGCGGGGCGTTCCTGGCCTTTGTCGCCAAGCGATCTTCGCGGCAACCGCCGCCCAACCCCAACATGGCGGCGTCCTGGAGGAAATTTGGCAAACCGGTCGGTGTCCGCTCCGCCAGGCGAGGGGATGTCGTGGTGATCCGCACCGGCCGGCGCTTTCATGTGAGCCTGTTCGATCACATCGACCAGCGCCGGCAGTACGTCTACCTATTCGGCGGCAACCAATCCAACCGGGTCCAGCTGTCGCGCTATCGCGCCAGCTCGGTGGTCGCCGTGCGACGATGATGTTGGGTGAGAACCCGGGTGAGAACTCAGCCTCCTCCAAACCTCGGTGGCGGCGGGAAAACAGGCCTTACGCCTTGCGCGCCCTGATGTGGAGGAAGATCGGCGCGATGCGGGTATCGGCGACCATTGGCTCGGCGAGCGCCACCTCGACTGACGCCATGGGCTCGCCGAAAGCGTCGATCGTCAGCCCCGCTTCGACGATCATCGACACCCAGGTCGACAGCGTCCGGTGAAAACGCGGAATGGCAAAGGGCGTCAGCGTCGCCCGTTCTTTCTCGGGGATGGCGGAAAAAATCCAGCGCTCGACCCGGCCGTCG
The nucleotide sequence above comes from Rhizobium indicum. Encoded proteins:
- a CDS encoding TIGR02594 family protein, with amino-acid sequence MKVILVIVLTALAVPCEADMLVTASKYKSMHERSISFLSINPRRVSWCGAFLAFVAKRSSRQPPPNPNMAASWRKFGKPVGVRSARRGDVVVIRTGRRFHVSLFDHIDQRRQYVYLFGGNQSNRVQLSRYRASSVVAVRR